One Natrinema halophilum genomic window carries:
- the gatA gene encoding Asp-tRNA(Asn)/Glu-tRNA(Gln) amidotransferase subunit GatA, whose amino-acid sequence MSENIFITEERIEGADDGPLAGTTVAVKDNISTEGVRTTCGSRMLEDYVPPYDATVVSRLKDAGATIVGKANMDEFGMGTTTETSYFGETDNPTAPGHVPGGSSGGSAAAVAAGEADLALGSDTGGSVRCPAAFCGVVGIKPTYGLVSRYGLVAYGNSLEQIGPFGETVEDAARLLDVIAGSDEHDATTRTEGDDSNYADAASGDVDGLQIGVPTELLEGADEGVVETFWDAMTDLEGRGAEYHEVSLPSVEHAVEAYYVIAMSEASSNLARFDGVRYGHASDASGNWNDTFARAREEGFGDEVKRRILLGTYALSAGYHDKYYKKAQDARAWVKQDFDQALSEADVLASPTMPVPPFELGESLDDPLQLYLADANTVPINLADLPAISVPAGETDGLPVGLQLVGPAFGEPLLIEAASALA is encoded by the coding sequence ATGTCCGAAAATATTTTCATTACCGAAGAGCGGATCGAGGGCGCCGACGACGGACCGCTGGCCGGAACGACGGTCGCCGTGAAGGACAACATCTCGACGGAAGGCGTTCGGACGACCTGCGGCTCGCGAATGCTCGAGGACTACGTCCCGCCCTACGATGCGACGGTGGTCTCCCGGCTCAAAGACGCGGGAGCGACTATCGTTGGCAAAGCTAACATGGACGAGTTCGGAATGGGGACGACGACCGAAACGTCGTATTTCGGCGAGACGGACAACCCCACCGCACCGGGCCACGTTCCCGGCGGCTCATCCGGTGGTTCTGCGGCCGCAGTCGCGGCGGGCGAGGCCGACCTTGCCCTCGGCTCCGATACTGGCGGCTCCGTCCGCTGTCCGGCCGCGTTCTGCGGCGTCGTCGGAATCAAACCCACGTATGGCTTGGTGTCGCGATACGGGCTCGTCGCGTACGGGAACAGCTTGGAGCAGATCGGTCCCTTCGGCGAAACCGTCGAGGACGCCGCCCGATTGCTCGACGTGATCGCTGGAAGCGACGAGCACGATGCGACGACCCGGACCGAGGGAGACGATTCGAACTACGCCGATGCGGCGTCGGGCGACGTCGACGGGCTTCAGATCGGCGTTCCTACGGAACTGCTCGAGGGAGCCGACGAGGGCGTCGTCGAAACGTTCTGGGACGCGATGACCGATCTCGAAGGGCGCGGCGCGGAGTACCACGAGGTCAGTCTTCCGTCGGTCGAACACGCGGTCGAGGCCTACTACGTGATCGCCATGTCGGAAGCCTCGTCCAATCTCGCTCGGTTCGACGGCGTTCGCTACGGACACGCGAGCGATGCCAGCGGGAATTGGAACGACACCTTTGCCCGGGCCCGCGAAGAAGGGTTCGGCGACGAGGTCAAACGCCGAATCCTGCTCGGAACGTACGCTCTTTCGGCCGGGTACCACGACAAGTACTACAAGAAGGCACAGGACGCTCGCGCGTGGGTCAAGCAGGATTTCGATCAGGCCCTGTCGGAAGCCGACGTGCTCGCTTCGCCGACGATGCCGGTTCCGCCGTTCGAACTCGGCGAAAGTCTCGACGATCCACTCCAGTTGTATCTCGCCGACGCGAATACGGTTCCGATCAACCTCGCGGATCTGCCGGCGATTTCGGTTCCGGCCGGTGAGACCGACGGGCTACCGGTTGGACTCCAACTGGTCGGTCCAGCCTTCGGCGAACCGCTTCTGATCGAGGCCGCGAGCGCGCTCGCCTGA
- a CDS encoding formate/nitrite transporter family protein: protein MPVAPDPAEIFDRAVDEGERRLDQSFLELVSTSFIAGFTIVFGIATLGVVDALVKPQFGDVSHIAGALTFAIGVVFLVVGRTELFNENFFDPAAKAVEVDGSWLILPLCRLWIVTLVFNLVGGFLFALVFAVNGVLPSGTTGALGRTAEEIIHRPTVAMFASAIIGGALVSLLSFLLEAVNSVRSRITLAYVVGFLLALGPFDHVVVTAIHVFFGLLFDPKIDYSVLAETIAVATAGNFVGGIGLVTFTHVAQVRGARKSNGSDGP from the coding sequence GTGCCCGTCGCCCCTGACCCCGCCGAAATCTTCGACCGGGCGGTCGATGAAGGTGAACGACGTCTCGACCAATCGTTCCTCGAGTTGGTGTCGACGAGTTTCATCGCCGGGTTCACGATCGTCTTCGGCATCGCAACGCTCGGAGTCGTTGACGCGCTCGTCAAGCCGCAGTTCGGTGACGTGTCCCATATTGCGGGTGCGCTCACCTTCGCCATCGGTGTCGTCTTCCTGGTCGTCGGTCGAACGGAGTTGTTCAACGAGAACTTCTTCGATCCGGCCGCGAAAGCGGTCGAAGTGGACGGATCCTGGCTGATATTGCCGCTCTGTCGGCTCTGGATCGTTACCCTCGTCTTCAACCTCGTCGGCGGATTCCTTTTTGCGCTCGTCTTCGCCGTAAACGGTGTCCTCCCTTCGGGAACGACGGGTGCACTGGGCCGGACAGCGGAAGAGATCATCCACCGACCGACGGTAGCGATGTTCGCGAGCGCAATCATCGGTGGTGCGCTGGTGAGCCTCCTATCGTTCCTTCTAGAGGCCGTCAACAGCGTCAGAAGTCGAATTACGTTGGCGTACGTCGTCGGTTTTCTGCTGGCCCTCGGCCCCTTCGATCACGTCGTCGTCACCGCAATCCACGTCTTTTTTGGATTACTATTCGACCCGAAAATCGACTATAGCGTGCTTGCTGAGACAATCGCAGTCGCGACTGCGGGCAATTTCGTCGGGGGAATCGGTCTGGTCACGTTCACCCACGTCGCCCAGGTCAGGGGGGCACGAAAATCGAACGGATCTGACGGTCCGTGA
- a CDS encoding helix-turn-helix transcriptional regulator produces the protein MSVTAAEAELSDDERAGLELVRESGGIHQSDFWKELDVSSRKGSRIVESLVEKELVDREETVYDGHNTYFITPTARDLDFTLLMAGDMLSPFIGEEEVDPNSDAFSQWIMNLAYEE, from the coding sequence GTGAGCGTGACCGCGGCCGAAGCCGAACTCTCCGACGACGAACGGGCCGGTCTCGAGCTCGTCCGCGAGTCCGGCGGCATTCACCAGAGCGACTTCTGGAAGGAGCTAGATGTCTCCTCGCGCAAGGGCAGTCGGATCGTCGAGTCACTCGTCGAAAAGGAACTGGTCGATCGGGAGGAGACCGTTTACGACGGTCACAACACCTATTTCATCACGCCGACCGCCCGCGACCTCGATTTCACGCTCCTGATGGCCGGTGACATGCTCTCGCCGTTCATCGGCGAGGAAGAGGTCGATCCCAACAGCGACGCCTTCTCGCAGTGGATCATGAACCTCGCCTACGAGGAGTGA
- a CDS encoding NRDE family protein: MCTLTLAWQVFEDAPVVVAANRDEALGRDSTPPEIFEEDPLIVAPRDAEAGGTWIGYNERGVFVGITNKWTDSDLAGERSRGLLVADALEARSAAEATSIVEEATEADEYSGFYLVIADAANAFCYEWDGALSLTEFDPGVHVVVNVAVDDDVDVPSIRSAAGREQASNGRAVRDALAVEPDETATDWLERAGDVLGDHEYGVCIHRDGYGTRSSSLIALGPDTTTYAFAPGPPCRTPYETVGSPDGVIFETGLEGCGEGIAE, translated from the coding sequence GTGTGTACGCTCACCCTCGCCTGGCAGGTGTTCGAGGACGCGCCGGTTGTGGTCGCCGCCAACCGTGACGAGGCGCTTGGGCGGGATTCGACGCCGCCCGAAATCTTCGAGGAGGACCCGTTGATCGTTGCGCCCCGCGATGCCGAGGCCGGCGGCACGTGGATCGGGTACAACGAACGCGGAGTGTTCGTCGGAATCACGAACAAGTGGACCGACAGCGACCTCGCCGGGGAGCGCTCCAGAGGGTTACTCGTCGCCGACGCCCTCGAGGCGCGATCCGCCGCCGAGGCGACGTCGATCGTCGAGGAGGCGACCGAGGCAGACGAATACAGCGGTTTCTATCTCGTCATCGCCGACGCGGCGAATGCGTTCTGTTACGAGTGGGACGGCGCGTTATCTCTGACCGAGTTCGATCCCGGTGTCCACGTCGTCGTGAACGTCGCAGTCGACGACGACGTCGACGTGCCGTCGATTCGGTCGGCTGCAGGCCGAGAGCAAGCGTCGAACGGCCGAGCAGTCCGTGACGCGCTCGCGGTCGAGCCAGACGAGACGGCGACGGACTGGCTCGAGCGGGCGGGCGACGTTCTCGGCGATCACGAGTACGGCGTTTGTATTCACCGGGACGGCTATGGAACCCGCTCGTCGTCGCTGATCGCCCTCGGCCCCGACACGACGACGTACGCCTTCGCACCGGGACCACCCTGTCGAACGCCCTACGAGACGGTCGGATCACCCGACGGTGTGATTTTCGAGACCGGTCTCGAGGGCTGTGGCGAAGGAATCGCGGAGTAA
- the menE gene encoding o-succinylbenzoate--CoA ligase has translation MNGAGEWPTRDLLSHRASTTPNATAVIDADTDEEWTFGEFDRKVDAVTERLENVVYGPDDRLGVLMETRVAFATVYFAAMRRGVTVVPLNVRETAAELESKASRTAIDAIVCESETEALALEIATRPVVSVDDPEHDDVTSIRPVAEADAIPTPLERDRTHLLMFTSGTSGEPKVVRLTVGNLVASAAASAYRLGVDPDDRWLCCLPMYHMGGLAPVVRSTLYGTTAVIQRRFDPRETARVIETDDITGVSLVPTMCKRLLDAGWTPPDALRFVLLGGAPASQELIERCRERGVPVHPTYGMTETASQIATARPADAFSHPGTVGQPLGCTDVSIVDEDGTTVDAGETGEFVISGPTVTPGYLDDEETEASFGDRGLHTGDIGYRDSAGRLWILNRRSDRIVTGGENVDPGEVIEALRSHPRVENAAVVGLADEEWGERVAALVVPVSETCSDADLDAGLLLAHCDDRLAGFKQPKTIGFADELPRTASGTVDREAVRERLRRSGTDVTEST, from the coding sequence ATGAACGGGGCCGGCGAGTGGCCGACGCGTGACCTCCTCTCTCACCGCGCATCGACGACGCCGAATGCCACGGCCGTCATCGACGCTGACACGGACGAGGAATGGACGTTCGGGGAGTTCGACCGCAAGGTCGACGCGGTCACGGAGCGACTCGAGAACGTCGTGTACGGCCCTGACGATCGTCTCGGCGTACTCATGGAAACGCGAGTCGCGTTCGCAACGGTGTATTTCGCCGCAATGCGTCGGGGCGTCACGGTCGTCCCGTTGAACGTTCGCGAAACGGCCGCCGAACTCGAATCGAAGGCGAGTCGAACCGCTATCGACGCGATCGTCTGCGAATCGGAGACGGAAGCCCTCGCGCTCGAGATAGCTACTCGTCCCGTGGTCTCGGTCGACGATCCCGAGCACGACGACGTGACCTCGATCCGGCCGGTCGCCGAGGCGGACGCGATCCCGACACCGCTCGAACGAGACCGAACGCACCTCCTCATGTTCACCTCGGGCACGTCCGGCGAGCCGAAAGTCGTTCGACTGACGGTAGGCAACCTCGTGGCCAGCGCTGCCGCCTCAGCGTACCGACTCGGCGTCGATCCCGACGATCGGTGGTTGTGCTGTCTTCCGATGTACCACATGGGTGGGCTGGCTCCGGTCGTCCGGTCAACGCTCTACGGAACGACCGCCGTAATCCAACGTCGCTTCGACCCACGAGAAACCGCCCGCGTGATCGAGACGGACGACATCACCGGTGTGTCGCTCGTTCCGACGATGTGCAAGCGTCTGCTCGACGCCGGCTGGACCCCCCCAGACGCGCTTCGGTTCGTCCTGCTGGGCGGAGCCCCTGCTTCGCAAGAACTGATCGAGCGGTGTCGGGAACGGGGGGTTCCCGTCCATCCGACGTACGGCATGACCGAAACGGCATCACAGATCGCGACGGCCAGGCCGGCTGATGCGTTCTCCCATCCCGGGACGGTCGGGCAACCGCTCGGGTGTACCGACGTCTCGATCGTCGACGAAGACGGCACGACCGTCGACGCGGGAGAGACGGGCGAGTTCGTCATCTCCGGGCCGACTGTGACACCGGGCTATCTCGACGACGAGGAGACAGAGGCGTCGTTCGGTGACCGAGGACTGCACACCGGCGATATCGGCTATCGCGACTCGGCGGGCCGGCTGTGGATCCTCAACCGCCGCAGCGATCGTATCGTCACCGGAGGTGAGAACGTCGACCCCGGGGAGGTGATCGAAGCGCTCCGATCGCACCCCCGCGTCGAGAATGCCGCGGTCGTCGGCCTCGCCGACGAAGAATGGGGCGAACGCGTCGCGGCGCTGGTCGTTCCCGTTTCCGAGACTTGTTCGGATGCGGATCTCGATGCCGGGCTGTTGCTCGCCCACTGTGACGACCGACTCGCCGGCTTCAAGCAGCCGAAGACGATCGGATTCGCCGACGAACTCCCTCGGACCGCGTCGGGAACCGTCGACCGCGAGGCGGTCCGGGAGCGGCTGCGTCGGAGCGGGACCGACGTAACCGAGTCGACGTGA
- a CDS encoding mandelate racemase/muconate lactonizing enzyme family protein — protein sequence MSPTGDLSLEYRSFSLDLAEPLETADGTIDSRDGFLVRLVDDGSADGGKPVDSGDSPAVGYGEATPLPGWTESSEDCEEALERARDAIQTAGPSEALETVDRQVAARHGLALALADLQATRDATPLYRYLGNGPMVGRVPVNATIGDGSPSETVREALSAVDRGFRCCKLKVGLRSVEEDIERVQRVREAVGSDVELRADANEAWTYEEAESALERFADLGVSILEQPLPGGALEGHADLRAQTSDVSIALDEGLLEHGVDAICDAGAADVVVLKPMALGGIDIARKVAAWLAELEITPLVTTTIDGVVARTGAVHVAAAIPDVPACGLATGDLLSTDLGHDPVLLEKGSAVVPQAKGLGVSDVWDER from the coding sequence ATGAGTCCCACTGGCGACCTCTCCCTCGAGTATCGATCCTTTTCGCTCGACCTCGCCGAGCCGCTCGAGACGGCGGACGGAACGATCGACTCCCGCGACGGCTTTCTCGTTCGGCTCGTCGACGACGGGTCGGCCGACGGCGGGAAGCCGGTCGATTCGGGGGACAGTCCCGCCGTGGGGTACGGCGAGGCAACGCCGCTTCCGGGATGGACGGAGTCGAGCGAAGACTGTGAAGAAGCCCTTGAGCGTGCTCGAGACGCGATCCAGACCGCCGGGCCGAGCGAAGCCCTCGAGACGGTCGATCGCCAGGTTGCGGCCCGACACGGGCTGGCGCTGGCACTCGCCGATCTCCAGGCAACGCGAGATGCGACGCCGCTGTACCGCTACCTCGGCAACGGACCGATGGTCGGTCGGGTTCCGGTCAACGCGACGATCGGCGACGGCTCGCCGTCGGAGACGGTACGGGAGGCGCTGTCGGCCGTCGACCGCGGATTCCGCTGTTGCAAGCTGAAAGTCGGACTCCGCAGCGTCGAAGAGGACATAGAACGGGTCCAGCGCGTGCGCGAAGCCGTCGGTTCGGACGTCGAACTGCGAGCGGACGCCAACGAAGCGTGGACCTACGAGGAAGCCGAATCGGCACTCGAGCGCTTTGCCGATCTCGGCGTCTCGATCCTCGAACAGCCACTCCCCGGCGGGGCACTCGAAGGCCACGCCGACCTTCGAGCACAGACCAGCGACGTCTCGATCGCGCTCGACGAAGGACTGCTCGAGCACGGCGTTGACGCGATTTGCGACGCCGGCGCGGCGGACGTCGTCGTCCTGAAACCGATGGCCTTGGGAGGTATCGACATCGCCCGGAAAGTGGCGGCCTGGTTGGCCGAACTCGAGATAACGCCGCTAGTGACGACTACCATCGACGGCGTCGTCGCGCGGACGGGCGCGGTCCACGTCGCGGCGGCGATCCCGGACGTCCCGGCGTGCGGGCTCGCGACCGGCGACCTCCTCTCGACGGATCTGGGCCACGACCCCGTGTTGCTCGAAAAGGGCTCGGCGGTCGTTCCGCAGGCGAAAGGACTGGGCGTTTCGGACGTGTGGGACGAGCGATGA
- a CDS encoding 1,4-dihydroxy-2-naphthoate polyprenyltransferase: MSSAEVEISRTKAWLMAARPQTLPAAAAPILVGTGLAASEGVLAPVPAVMAFVGAALIQIGTNFANDYYDAINGADTEDREGFTRVTQSGLISPEQVKLATVVTFALAILSGTYLVYVGGIPILIVGLVSVFCGWAYTGGPYPLGYHGLGDLFVFVFFGLVAVTGTYYVQAAAVLAEPLAVTIPEGTITLEAIAASLPVAGLSTAILVVNNVRDRETDAETGKRTLAVRLGYRASRIEYGALLALAYVVPVWFWLATGFGPGVLLPLVTLPYAAMIARTVWTRTDGEALNPALEQTGKLLATYAVCFAGGVVLL, from the coding sequence ATGAGTTCGGCCGAGGTCGAAATCTCACGGACGAAGGCGTGGCTGATGGCAGCCCGCCCACAGACCTTGCCCGCGGCTGCAGCCCCGATACTCGTGGGGACGGGACTCGCAGCCTCAGAGGGGGTTCTCGCGCCAGTACCGGCGGTGATGGCGTTTGTGGGTGCGGCACTGATACAGATCGGAACGAACTTCGCGAACGACTACTACGACGCGATCAACGGAGCCGACACCGAAGACCGCGAGGGGTTTACCCGCGTCACTCAGTCGGGGCTCATTTCGCCCGAACAGGTCAAGCTCGCGACCGTCGTGACGTTCGCCCTGGCGATCCTTTCCGGAACCTACCTCGTATACGTCGGGGGGATCCCTATCCTCATCGTTGGATTAGTGAGCGTCTTCTGCGGGTGGGCCTACACGGGCGGCCCGTACCCGCTGGGCTATCACGGGCTGGGCGACCTCTTCGTGTTCGTCTTTTTCGGTCTCGTCGCCGTGACGGGGACCTATTACGTTCAGGCAGCAGCCGTTCTCGCAGAGCCACTCGCGGTAACGATCCCCGAGGGAACGATTACGCTCGAGGCGATCGCCGCGAGTCTGCCCGTCGCCGGGCTCTCGACGGCCATCCTCGTCGTTAACAACGTTCGTGACAGGGAAACCGACGCCGAAACCGGAAAACGAACGCTCGCCGTTCGGCTCGGTTACCGGGCGAGTCGCATCGAGTACGGAGCCCTACTGGCACTCGCCTACGTCGTCCCCGTCTGGTTCTGGCTCGCGACGGGATTCGGTCCCGGCGTCTTGCTCCCGCTGGTCACGCTGCCCTACGCCGCGATGATCGCGCGGACCGTGTGGACCCGAACCGACGGCGAGGCGCTCAATCCGGCGCTCGAGCAAACCGGCAAGCTGCTCGCCACGTACGCCGTCTGTTTCGCCGGGGGGGTGGTACTGCTATGA
- a CDS encoding iron transporter, whose product MNRRTFLQRTSLLPVAVGVAGCEAPDNGGNDRNESRSDDEPGATDDDEPAGTPVIPRIDDPPDAVYLPGHRKSMRVLEPIETGDYAVAPMLTYPHPFWVVTGTDTQLVEPEAGRGVHLMVTVWDPKTKTVIPVDIGPRATIERDGDRIASRSLWPMLSQEMGVHFGDNVVLPADGRYTVTLTVGPIPTRRTGTLKDRLTDRATATFEFTYDEQFRQNVVDGIELLERERWGERGALEPMLGHSGESHNDSGDSTAGIPYSALPSAEGYPGTHLIDPNAESDISSGEVRPSSGDATVVATLLEAGSRLSGDDERYLLVSPRTPYNRVPLANMTLRATVDRTGTSILDRTLEPTLDDEFGFHYGRSVAAVQPGDSVTIIVESPPQTARHQGYETAFFDANSIELVVSGA is encoded by the coding sequence ATGAATCGGCGAACGTTCCTCCAACGGACGAGTCTGCTCCCAGTCGCAGTGGGAGTCGCAGGCTGTGAGGCTCCGGATAACGGAGGAAACGACCGAAACGAAAGTCGCAGCGATGACGAACCCGGAGCAACCGATGACGACGAACCCGCTGGGACGCCGGTTATCCCGCGAATCGACGATCCGCCGGATGCAGTCTATCTCCCCGGTCATCGGAAATCGATGCGCGTCCTCGAGCCGATCGAAACCGGTGACTACGCGGTTGCGCCGATGCTTACGTATCCGCATCCGTTCTGGGTCGTCACCGGAACGGACACCCAGCTCGTCGAGCCCGAAGCTGGCCGCGGCGTCCACCTGATGGTCACCGTCTGGGACCCGAAGACGAAGACGGTCATCCCCGTCGATATTGGACCTCGAGCAACGATCGAACGGGACGGCGATCGGATCGCGTCACGCTCGCTGTGGCCAATGCTCTCCCAGGAGATGGGGGTTCACTTCGGTGATAACGTCGTGCTACCCGCAGACGGTAGGTACACGGTGACGCTCACGGTAGGACCGATTCCGACGAGACGAACCGGCACCCTCAAGGACCGGTTGACCGACCGCGCGACTGCGACCTTCGAATTCACGTACGATGAACAGTTTCGCCAGAACGTCGTCGACGGTATCGAATTACTCGAGCGAGAGCGCTGGGGAGAACGGGGGGCACTCGAGCCGATGCTCGGACACAGCGGGGAGTCTCACAACGACAGCGGCGATTCGACCGCGGGCATTCCCTACTCCGCACTGCCGTCTGCGGAGGGGTACCCTGGAACCCACCTGATCGACCCGAACGCGGAATCCGACATCTCGTCCGGAGAGGTACGTCCGAGCAGCGGTGACGCGACGGTCGTCGCCACGCTGCTCGAGGCCGGATCGCGGCTTTCCGGCGACGACGAGCGGTACCTGCTCGTTTCGCCGCGGACGCCGTACAATCGGGTTCCGCTGGCGAACATGACGCTTCGCGCGACCGTGGACCGAACCGGCACGAGCATCCTCGATCGGACGCTCGAACCGACGCTCGACGACGAGTTTGGTTTCCACTACGGACGGTCCGTTGCTGCCGTCCAGCCGGGTGATTCGGTGACGATAATCGTCGAATCCCCCCCGCAAACAGCCCGTCACCAGGGGTACGAAACGGCCTTTTTCGACGCGAATTCGATCGAGCTAGTCGTTTCGGGAGCGTGA
- a CDS encoding 1,4-dihydroxy-2-naphthoyl-CoA synthase — protein MVSELFDEEQWESVESVDRDFRDITYHRAVDSGTVRIAFDRPEVRNAFRPGTVDELYDALDHAKRQTDVGCILLTGNGPSPKDGGWAFCSGGDQTIRGEDGYQYDGDEERASEQGRLHILEVQRLIRHIPKIVVCVVPGWAVGGGHSLHVVCDLTLASDEHAKFLQTDPDVASYDAGFGSAYLAKQIGQKKAREVFFLGKTYSAEEAAEMGMVNEAVPHEELEETALEWGRRINSKSPTAMRMLKYAFNMTDDGMVGQQVFAGEATRLGYMTDEGKEGRDAFVEGREPDFDDFPWQY, from the coding sequence ATGGTTTCGGAACTGTTCGACGAGGAGCAGTGGGAATCCGTCGAGAGCGTCGACCGCGACTTTCGAGACATCACGTACCATCGCGCGGTCGATTCAGGGACGGTCCGGATCGCGTTCGACCGCCCCGAGGTTCGAAACGCCTTCCGACCGGGGACGGTGGACGAACTGTACGACGCACTCGATCACGCCAAGCGGCAGACAGACGTCGGCTGCATCTTGCTGACCGGAAACGGCCCCTCGCCGAAAGACGGCGGCTGGGCGTTCTGTTCCGGCGGCGACCAGACGATTCGAGGTGAGGACGGCTATCAGTACGACGGTGACGAGGAACGGGCGTCCGAACAGGGTCGGCTCCACATTCTCGAGGTGCAGCGTCTGATCCGCCACATTCCGAAGATCGTCGTCTGTGTAGTGCCGGGCTGGGCCGTCGGCGGCGGCCACTCGCTGCACGTCGTCTGCGATCTGACGCTTGCGAGCGACGAACACGCGAAGTTCCTCCAGACCGACCCCGACGTGGCCAGCTACGACGCGGGCTTCGGATCGGCGTACCTCGCCAAGCAGATCGGACAAAAGAAGGCTCGCGAAGTGTTCTTCCTCGGGAAGACCTATTCGGCCGAAGAGGCCGCGGAGATGGGGATGGTCAACGAAGCCGTTCCCCACGAAGAACTCGAGGAGACCGCCCTCGAGTGGGGCCGGCGGATCAATTCGAAGAGCCCGACGGCGATGCGGATGCTCAAGTACGCGTTCAACATGACCGACGACGGAATGGTCGGCCAACAGGTCTTCGCCGGGGAAGCCACGCGCCTCGGATACATGACCGACGAGGGCAAAGAAGGCCGGGACGCGTTCGTCGAGGGACGCGAACCCGATTTCGACGACTTTCCGTGGCAGTACTGA